In Phycisphaerae bacterium, the following proteins share a genomic window:
- the ilvB gene encoding biosynthetic-type acetolactate synthase large subunit: protein MSKSAHQKDSAQTPSSELPIKTGAEIIVDTLIEQGVDTMFGYLGGVVLPLFDKLYDAPINFIIPRHEQGGCHMADGYARASGKVGCIVATSGPGACNLITGIANAMMDSVPMVCLTGQVRTDLIGNDAFQEADTTGITRPITKHNMIVKDIKDLQRSIREAFFIAKTGRPGPVLIDIPVDIEIAKYQLQPLEEVTLPGYKPQEKGHHRQIKMAAEAINKSERPVLYVGGGVIASNASEELRELAKKANLPVTMTLLGLGSYDQREPHSLDMLGMHGTAYANFAVQECDLMIAVGSRFDDRVTGKIKTFAPNAKFIHIDIDPASISKNVNVHIPVVGDAKYILSELTKEVQHKDRKPWFDKIADWKSRYSMKYDTKSPNIKPQYVIEQIWEATKNNAIIVTGVGQHQMWAAQFYKHTQPRHFITSGGLGTMGFGLPAAIGAQVAKPDSLVIDIDGDSSFNMTMNELCTAVQYELPIKVCIINNGYMGMVRQWQELFYGKRYSKSSLKNPQFAAVAEAFGAVGITVDKKSEVKTAIAKMLAEKRPCVVDFRVEREENVWPMVPTGKSLHEMDGLDIFESMA from the coding sequence ATGTCAAAGTCTGCACATCAGAAAGATTCCGCACAAACACCCTCATCCGAATTACCCATCAAAACCGGTGCTGAAATTATTGTCGATACGCTTATTGAGCAGGGCGTTGATACGATGTTTGGTTATCTGGGCGGGGTGGTTTTGCCATTGTTTGACAAGCTGTATGATGCTCCGATTAACTTTATAATTCCGCGTCATGAACAGGGTGGCTGTCACATGGCCGATGGCTATGCCCGCGCAAGCGGCAAGGTTGGCTGCATCGTCGCGACATCTGGCCCCGGGGCGTGCAATCTGATAACTGGAATCGCAAACGCGATGATGGATTCTGTTCCGATGGTTTGCCTGACGGGACAGGTTCGAACCGACCTTATCGGCAACGACGCTTTCCAGGAAGCCGACACTACAGGCATAACAAGGCCAATCACAAAACACAATATGATTGTTAAAGATATCAAAGACCTGCAGCGGTCGATACGGGAGGCGTTCTTTATCGCCAAAACGGGACGGCCGGGGCCGGTGCTTATCGATATTCCAGTCGATATAGAGATCGCAAAATATCAATTACAGCCATTAGAAGAAGTTACGCTGCCGGGATATAAGCCACAGGAAAAAGGTCATCACCGCCAGATAAAAATGGCGGCGGAAGCGATAAATAAATCCGAAAGGCCGGTTCTGTACGTCGGAGGCGGCGTTATCGCGTCCAACGCGTCGGAAGAATTAAGGGAATTAGCGAAAAAGGCAAACCTGCCGGTTACGATGACACTGCTGGGGTTGGGCAGCTACGACCAGAGAGAGCCGCACTCGCTCGATATGCTCGGTATGCACGGAACGGCGTACGCGAATTTCGCGGTTCAGGAATGCGATTTGATGATAGCAGTCGGATCGCGGTTCGACGACAGAGTTACCGGAAAGATAAAAACATTCGCACCTAACGCGAAGTTTATTCATATCGATATAGACCCGGCGAGTATAAGCAAAAACGTTAATGTTCATATACCGGTTGTCGGCGACGCAAAGTATATCCTTAGCGAATTGACCAAGGAAGTTCAGCATAAGGACAGAAAGCCGTGGTTCGATAAAATCGCGGACTGGAAGAGCCGTTATTCGATGAAATATGATACCAAGAGCCCAAATATAAAGCCTCAATATGTTATCGAACAGATTTGGGAAGCGACGAAAAATAACGCGATAATCGTTACCGGAGTCGGTCAGCATCAGATGTGGGCGGCACAGTTTTATAAACATACACAGCCGCGACATTTTATAACGTCCGGCGGACTGGGGACAATGGGATTCGGACTGCCGGCGGCAATCGGCGCACAGGTCGCAAAGCCGGATTCGCTGGTTATCGATATCGACGGAGACAGCAGCTTCAATATGACGATGAACGAACTCTGCACAGCGGTTCAATACGAACTGCCGATAAAGGTGTGCATTATCAATAACGGATATATGGGCATGGTCCGTCAATGGCAGGAACTGTTCTACGGCAAGAGATATTCGAAAAGCTCACTAAAGAATCCGCAGTTCGCGGCGGTGGCGGAGGCGTTCGGAGCAGTCGGTATAACAGTCGATAAGAAAAGCGAAGTGAAAACCGCTATCGCAAAAATGCTGGCCGAGAAACGGCCGTGCGTTGTGGATTTCAGAGTCGAACGCGAAGAAAACGTCTGGCCAATGGTTCCGACAGGCAAAAGCCTGCACGAAATGGACGGGCTGGATATATTCGAGAGTATGGCGTAA
- the ilvN gene encoding acetolactate synthase small subunit — protein sequence MKHIISALVQNRPGVLAHVAGMFAARAFNIDSLAVGRTDDPALSRMTIVVVGDDKVVEQVRKQLAKIIDVVKIQDFSGREVVARDLMLMCVHTPPEKRHEILALVEMFKAKVVDIGQKFVMVEFTGPEEKIESFVEACQPYGIKNMVRTGTIAMAKFSQTTSED from the coding sequence ATGAAACATATAATAAGCGCATTAGTACAGAACCGGCCGGGAGTTTTGGCGCACGTTGCCGGGATGTTCGCGGCAAGAGCATTTAATATCGATTCACTGGCGGTCGGCAGGACAGACGACCCCGCCCTTAGTAGAATGACGATAGTCGTTGTCGGAGACGATAAAGTAGTCGAGCAGGTTCGCAAACAGCTCGCCAAGATTATAGACGTGGTCAAGATTCAGGATTTTTCGGGCAGGGAAGTAGTGGCGCGCGATTTAATGCTGATGTGCGTCCATACGCCGCCGGAAAAACGGCATGAAATACTGGCTTTGGTCGAAATGTTCAAGGCGAAAGTAGTGGACATCGGGCAAAAATTTGTTATGGTTGAGTTTACCGGGCCGGAAGAGAAAATCGAGTCGTTTGTCGAGGCTTGTCAGCCTTACGGCATAAAAAATATGGTTCGAACCGGCACAATCGCAATGGCCAAGTTCAGCCAGACAACAAGTGAAGATTAG
- the ilvC gene encoding ketol-acid reductoisomerase: MAKIYYEKDAPISPLKGKKVAVIGFGSQGHAHSLNLRDSGIKVAVAELKGTDNYKLAQKWGFKPSDIKTAMDGATLIIITLPDEMQAKIYQNLIKPNLKAGQTIGFCHGFNIHFKYIVPPKDVNIVMIAPKGPGHLVRAEYEKGGGVPCIVAVQQDATGNAKKIALAWGNGIGGARAGIIQTTYKEETETDLFGEQCVLCGGLTSLIKAGFETLVEAGYQPEIAYFECMHEVKLIVDLMYQGGMSYMRYSISNTAEYGDLTRGPRIVTKKTKAEMKKILKEITSGKFAKEWVGEYKRGMKKFNSLYKKDYNCKLEKVGRNLRKMMKWIHAKEV; encoded by the coding sequence ATGGCGAAAATATATTATGAAAAAGATGCACCTATAAGTCCGCTTAAAGGTAAAAAAGTGGCGGTAATAGGCTTCGGCAGCCAGGGACATGCCCATAGTCTTAATCTTCGCGACAGCGGAATTAAGGTAGCAGTTGCGGAACTGAAAGGCACTGACAATTATAAGCTTGCTCAGAAATGGGGATTCAAGCCGAGCGATATCAAGACGGCGATGGACGGGGCAACACTGATAATTATAACACTGCCGGACGAGATGCAGGCCAAGATATATCAAAATCTGATTAAGCCAAACCTCAAGGCCGGCCAGACAATCGGATTCTGTCATGGATTCAATATCCATTTCAAATACATTGTGCCGCCTAAAGATGTTAATATCGTTATGATAGCGCCGAAGGGGCCGGGACATCTTGTCCGCGCCGAATACGAAAAGGGCGGCGGCGTACCGTGTATCGTAGCCGTTCAGCAGGACGCTACTGGTAACGCAAAGAAGATAGCGCTTGCATGGGGCAACGGAATCGGCGGAGCGAGAGCCGGCATTATCCAGACTACCTACAAAGAAGAAACCGAGACAGATTTGTTCGGTGAACAGTGCGTGCTTTGCGGCGGATTGACTTCGTTAATAAAAGCCGGCTTCGAGACGCTTGTCGAAGCGGGCTATCAGCCTGAAATAGCATACTTCGAATGTATGCACGAAGTGAAACTCATCGTCGACCTGATGTACCAGGGCGGAATGAGCTATATGAGATACAGCATTTCGAATACGGCAGAATACGGCGACCTGACAAGAGGGCCGCGAATCGTTACGAAGAAGACCAAAGCCGAGATGAAAAAGATACTCAAAGAAATCACGAGCGGTAAATTCGCAAAAGAATGGGTCGGCGAATATAAACGCGGTATGAAGAAATTCAACTCGCTCTATAAGAAAGACTACAACTGCAAACTTGAAAAGGTAGGCAGAAACCTGCGTAAAATGATGAAATGGATACACGCTAAGGAAGTATAA
- a CDS encoding GDSL-type esterase/lipase family protein, with protein sequence MKKFLMLLFCLAALNCAYAAVNPCDINDPCNAALKPVTLNLDWWLPRHNAVLERNRQGNVNIIMVGDSITHRWEDAGKDVWQKYYASRNTVNMGFGGDGTQHVLWRLEHGEVNNINPKLAVLMIGTNNSNRNDYTAEQIAEGVKSIICQLRTCLPNTKILVLGIFPRGDARQRKDKALLEASYNPQWEKNDTANKIISKVADNKTIYYLNINKKFLTKKGKLTRDIMPDLLHLNQKGYEIWAKAMEPMIVKLTGGKK encoded by the coding sequence ATGAAAAAGTTTCTGATGTTGTTATTTTGTTTGGCGGCTTTGAATTGTGCTTATGCCGCCGTTAATCCGTGCGATATAAACGACCCCTGCAATGCGGCTCTTAAGCCTGTCACATTAAACCTTGATTGGTGGCTTCCCCGCCATAATGCCGTTCTTGAAAGAAACAGGCAGGGCAATGTGAACATTATTATGGTCGGCGATTCAATTACTCATCGCTGGGAAGATGCGGGCAAAGATGTCTGGCAAAAATATTACGCCTCGCGTAATACCGTTAATATGGGCTTTGGCGGCGACGGTACGCAGCACGTCCTTTGGCGCCTCGAACATGGCGAAGTTAATAACATTAATCCGAAATTGGCAGTGTTGATGATTGGCACAAATAATTCCAACAGAAACGATTATACTGCCGAACAAATCGCCGAAGGCGTTAAATCCATCATTTGCCAGCTTAGAACTTGTCTGCCGAATACGAAAATTTTGGTTCTTGGTATTTTCCCTCGCGGCGATGCCAGGCAGCGCAAAGATAAAGCGTTACTTGAAGCTTCGTACAATCCTCAATGGGAAAAGAACGATACGGCAAATAAAATTATCTCAAAGGTCGCGGATAATAAAACAATTTATTATCTCAATATAAACAAAAAGTTTTTAACCAAAAAAGGAAAATTGACCAGAGATATAATGCCTGATTTGCTTCATCTTAACCAGAAAGGTTATGAAATCTGGGCAAAGGCTATGGAACCGATGATTGTAAAACTGACAGGCGGAAAAAAGTAG
- a CDS encoding GDSL-type esterase/lipase family protein — MKKIFISLFCFSIICNCAIAAQNPCDVKLGSSSAVTPADRADKDWWLPRHNVILERNKGNVDIIMVGDSITHYWERDAGKAVWEKYYANRNIVNMGFSGDRTQHVLWRLEHGEVNDINPKLAIIMIGTNNSNGEDNTAQEIADGVKAIVCQLRTRLPNTKILILAIFPRGDADQRKIKEQDASYNDQWAKNDKANKIISKIADRKMIYYLDINKKFLNKKAMLTRDVFPDLLHPGQKGYEIWAKAMEPMIDKLTNEKK; from the coding sequence ATGAAAAAGATTTTTATTTCTCTATTTTGCTTCTCGATTATTTGTAACTGTGCAATCGCCGCACAAAATCCCTGCGACGTAAAACTCGGCTCCAGCAGTGCCGTCACTCCTGCCGACAGGGCCGACAAGGACTGGTGGCTCCCTCGCCACAACGTCATTCTCGAAAGAAACAAGGGCAATGTGGACATTATAATGGTCGGCGATTCCATTACTCACTACTGGGAAAGAGATGCCGGCAAAGCTGTTTGGGAAAAATATTACGCTAATCGAAATATCGTAAATATGGGTTTTAGCGGCGACCGCACGCAGCACGTCCTTTGGCGGCTCGAGCATGGCGAAGTAAATGACATCAATCCGAAACTGGCTATTATAATGATTGGAACAAACAACTCCAATGGCGAAGATAACACCGCACAGGAAATCGCCGATGGTGTTAAAGCAATCGTCTGCCAATTAAGAACCCGCCTGCCGAACACGAAAATTTTGATACTCGCGATTTTCCCAAGAGGCGATGCCGACCAGCGAAAAATCAAGGAACAGGATGCGTCATATAACGACCAGTGGGCAAAAAATGACAAGGCAAATAAAATTATCTCGAAAATCGCCGACAGGAAAATGATTTATTATCTCGACATCAACAAAAAGTTTTTGAACAAAAAAGCTATGCTTACAAGAGACGTCTTCCCTGACCTGCTGCACCCCGGCCAGAAAGGTTATGAAATCTGGGCAAAGGCTATGGAACCGATGATTGATAAGCTGACTAATGAAAAGAAATAA
- a CDS encoding magnesium transporter, which produces MNTKIKSDRLNDPAIKYAGKNIATLLQDKTVADAIVFLRNQNITDEIVYIYIVDENDSLVGVLPLRRLLNSDIHKKLSSIMIDRVISIRDNASVLDACNMFLEHRFLALPIVNKQKKIKGVIDISLFTDEVNAFARKSEQDNIFQLIGIHLAHGRRLSLMGSFKDRFPWLLFNIASGLICACIAGRYELLISRITILTLFITIILALAESVGMQSMTITLQALSVKKVHWKHLLGTLRLEIFIATVLGIGGGITVGLIALIWKNQLIPTIVIILSIFLSMTSACLLGIIIPALIRKFRFDPKVASGPIVLAVSDIVTIIFYFNLANWLIVH; this is translated from the coding sequence GTGAACACTAAAATTAAATCCGACCGTCTAAATGACCCGGCCATAAAATATGCAGGTAAAAATATTGCCACACTCTTACAGGACAAAACCGTTGCCGATGCGATTGTTTTCCTCAGAAATCAGAATATCACAGATGAAATTGTTTACATTTATATAGTTGACGAAAATGATTCGCTCGTCGGTGTTTTGCCCCTGAGGAGATTATTAAACAGCGATATCCACAAAAAGCTTTCATCCATTATGATAGACCGTGTCATTTCTATCCGTGACAATGCTTCCGTACTTGACGCCTGTAATATGTTTCTTGAGCATCGTTTCCTTGCACTGCCTATCGTCAATAAGCAAAAGAAAATCAAAGGAGTAATAGACATCTCCCTTTTTACAGATGAAGTCAATGCTTTCGCACGTAAAAGTGAGCAGGATAATATCTTTCAGCTTATAGGTATTCATCTGGCCCACGGGAGAAGACTGTCTCTAATGGGAAGCTTCAAAGACCGTTTCCCCTGGCTGTTATTCAATATCGCAAGCGGTTTAATCTGTGCTTGCATAGCTGGCAGATATGAATTGCTTATAAGCCGGATTACTATTCTAACCCTATTTATTACTATTATTCTCGCTCTTGCAGAAAGTGTCGGTATGCAGTCAATGACAATTACACTACAGGCTTTGTCTGTAAAAAAAGTTCACTGGAAACATCTTTTGGGGACTCTTCGACTGGAAATATTTATCGCCACTGTCCTGGGTATAGGAGGCGGAATAACAGTCGGCCTGATAGCTCTTATCTGGAAAAATCAATTGATACCAACAATCGTTATAATTTTAAGTATCTTTCTTTCAATGACAAGTGCCTGTCTTTTAGGCATAATTATACCTGCTTTGATTCGAAAATTTCGTTTTGACCCTAAAGTCGCTTCAGGTCCGATTGTGCTGGCTGTTTCAGATATTGTAACCATTATTTTTTACTTCAATCTTGCAAATTGGCTGATTGTCCATTAA
- the nrdR gene encoding transcriptional regulator NrdR — MKCPYCKENKDKVIDSRSSEAGRIIRRRRQCLACRRRFTTYEKVGESFKLSVIKKDNSRVPYDRERVIAGLQKACYKRPVSAEQVQQMADRIEEDIFRHSDREVDSKFIGESAMKHLRTVDKVAYIRFASVYRQFDDAGDLLDEVTQAISQPDDTGQPKLFTD; from the coding sequence GTGAAATGCCCCTATTGCAAGGAGAACAAGGACAAGGTAATCGACTCGCGTTCCAGCGAAGCCGGTCGGATAATACGTCGACGCCGCCAATGTCTTGCTTGCAGAAGGCGTTTCACTACTTACGAAAAAGTCGGCGAAAGTTTTAAACTTAGCGTCATAAAAAAAGATAATTCGAGAGTGCCCTACGACAGAGAAAGAGTTATCGCGGGGCTGCAGAAGGCTTGTTACAAAAGACCCGTTTCTGCCGAGCAGGTTCAGCAGATGGCTGACAGGATCGAGGAAGATATTTTCAGGCATTCTGACAGGGAAGTAGATTCGAAATTTATCGGTGAAAGCGCTATGAAGCATCTAAGAACGGTTGACAAGGTTGCTTATATCCGATTCGCAAGCGTTTATCGTCAGTTTGACGATGCTGGAGATTTGCTTGACGAAGTAACTCAGGCCATCTCCCAGCCTGACGATACAGGACAACCAAAGCTGTTTACCGATTAA
- a CDS encoding thymidylate synthase — protein MENIPVINIEASCLPEAWEAAVLAVWDNGLEIKTQYDKSTDPPSKDATAMITVVNPFAEPRIHKNFPGGPEELEAYRQEVVDGIHDHWIDPAAGKWTYTYHERLFAYCPVEDIRNPRSPKPFTSINQIEYIIDSLAATAYTRRAQAITWMPTADVKTDDPPCLQRIWCRLIENPDKSFCLNMNTHWRSRDLYKAWFMNVYALTDLQRLIAEKISKIIRKPVRVGRYVDITDSLHIYGSYFKDAAAEVEKMRDGDFKKRSWESSHPAFAMMTAEAKEKLAQDPDWYAKAKG, from the coding sequence ATGGAAAACATACCTGTAATCAATATCGAGGCGAGTTGTCTGCCTGAGGCATGGGAAGCGGCGGTTCTGGCGGTATGGGACAACGGCCTTGAGATTAAAACCCAGTACGATAAATCCACCGACCCGCCCAGCAAAGACGCCACTGCGATGATTACCGTTGTAAATCCTTTTGCCGAGCCTCGAATACACAAAAATTTCCCCGGCGGCCCCGAAGAGCTTGAAGCCTATCGGCAGGAAGTTGTCGACGGAATTCACGACCACTGGATTGACCCCGCTGCAGGAAAATGGACTTATACTTATCACGAAAGGCTCTTCGCCTATTGTCCAGTCGAGGACATCAGGAATCCCAGGTCCCCTAAGCCTTTTACCTCAATCAATCAGATTGAATATATAATCGATTCTCTCGCCGCCACTGCATATACCAGACGCGCACAGGCGATTACCTGGATGCCGACTGCCGATGTCAAAACAGACGACCCGCCATGCCTTCAAAGAATATGGTGCAGGCTGATTGAAAATCCAGACAAAAGTTTCTGCCTGAATATGAACACCCACTGGCGAAGCAGGGATTTATATAAAGCATGGTTTATGAATGTTTACGCCCTGACGGACCTTCAACGGCTCATCGCCGAAAAAATCTCCAAAATAATCCGCAAACCTGTCAGGGTCGGCAGATACGTTGACATTACCGATTCGCTGCACATTTACGGCAGTTATTTCAAGGATGCCGCCGCCGAGGTGGAAAAAATGAGAGATGGCGATTTCAAAAAACGCTCCTGGGAATCTTCACATCCTGCCTTTGCCATGATGACTGCCGAGGCGAAGGAAAAACTTGCCCAGGACCCCGATTGGTACGCAAAGGCCAAAGGATAA
- the ribE gene encoding riboflavin synthase, whose product MFTGLIECVCNVVSTVRQGGGMRLGINLGQAVKCGDSIAINGACLTVAVIKGNIVEFDVSGETLTNTTLGNLKSGSPVNAERAMSANDRFGGHFVQGHIDATGKIKKIEKKGDFWQFAFESPKEILDYIVPKGSITIDGVSLTIADIERNNFSTAIIPATFENTIFRNYRVGDSVNIETDILCRIVKKQLENISASARAMADRLPNKSNLTIDKLKNFGFCL is encoded by the coding sequence ATGTTTACAGGATTGATAGAGTGTGTTTGTAATGTAGTTTCTACTGTCCGGCAGGGCGGTGGGATGAGACTGGGCATAAATCTGGGCCAAGCTGTAAAATGCGGCGACAGTATCGCTATTAACGGGGCTTGTCTGACAGTTGCTGTCATTAAAGGAAATATAGTTGAATTCGACGTAAGCGGCGAGACATTGACGAATACTACGCTTGGAAATTTGAAGTCAGGTTCGCCGGTGAATGCAGAAAGAGCAATGTCGGCCAACGACAGATTCGGCGGACATTTCGTACAGGGGCATATAGACGCGACGGGCAAAATTAAAAAAATCGAAAAGAAGGGAGACTTTTGGCAGTTTGCTTTCGAATCGCCAAAAGAAATTTTGGATTACATTGTGCCAAAAGGCTCAATCACAATCGACGGGGTAAGTCTTACAATCGCCGATATCGAAAGAAACAATTTCAGCACAGCAATTATTCCTGCTACTTTCGAAAATACTATTTTCAGGAATTACAGGGTCGGCGATTCGGTCAATATCGAAACGGACATACTCTGCAGAATCGTGAAAAAACAACTCGAAAATATTTCCGCCTCCGCCAGGGCTATGGCGGACAGGCTGCCGAATAAATCAAACCTTACCATTGATAAATTGAAAAATTTTGGATTTTGCTTATGA
- a CDS encoding ORF6N domain-containing protein: MATENAIVPVERIQQYIYVIRGHKVMIDSDLALLYGVETKVLVRAVKRNIDRFPEDFMFQLSRSEFENLRCQIDTSKIGRGGRRYAPYAFTEQGVAMLSSVLKSKRAIEVNIAIMRTFVKLRQILADNIALRRKLEEHDEKIKYIFRILGDMLEKNEKPRKRIGYQTEMEGHKKVKKNKN, translated from the coding sequence ATGGCAACAGAAAACGCGATAGTTCCTGTAGAACGGATTCAACAGTATATTTATGTTATTCGCGGTCATAAGGTTATGATAGATAGTGATTTGGCGTTACTCTATGGGGTAGAGACTAAGGTTTTGGTCAGAGCGGTAAAGCGAAATATAGACCGTTTTCCTGAAGATTTTATGTTTCAGCTTTCGAGGTCAGAATTTGAAAATTTGAGGTGCCAAATTGACACCTCAAAAATCGGTCGAGGAGGACGAAGATATGCTCCTTATGCTTTTACAGAACAAGGTGTTGCAATGTTATCAAGCGTGCTGAAGAGTAAGCGAGCTATTGAGGTTAACATCGCGATTATGCGGACATTTGTAAAGCTGCGTCAGATTTTGGCTGATAATATCGCACTCAGGCGCAAACTCGAAGAACATGATGAAAAAATTAAATATATTTTCAGAATTTTAGGTGATATGCTTGAAAAAAATGAAAAACCCAGAAAACGGATAGGCTATCAAACTGAAATGGAAGGCCATAAAAAGGTTAAAAAAAATAAAAATTGA
- the pdxA gene encoding 4-hydroxythreonine-4-phosphate dehydrogenase PdxA produces MPENNHKNSDEQIVIGITMGEPLGIGPEIIVKALYDPFVRRGAKFIIFGMDEFLEYAADLAEIEPFWGRCQHEKISRDYPRNIIIADYDDYSVPMFVKGPSKAGGEASLRFCIDAIDAAKTGIIDAVVTAPISKTSWKQAEAEWPGHTELLAAMCKSPRKAMMFAAGPLKIALATIHEALFDLRNKFTIGCVYEPIDLLNTALQEYFGIKNPHIAVAALNPHAGENGQFGDEEQRIISPAILIAQEMGIKCSGPYPADTLFVRAAAGEFDGVVAMYHDQGMIPVKLLAFKDAVNVTIGLPIIRTSPAHGTAFDIAGKGIADESSMKAAIKLAVEMARTKKQNTAFRTQDAEAKK; encoded by the coding sequence TTGCCTGAGAACAATCATAAAAATTCAGATGAACAAATAGTAATCGGCATAACGATGGGCGAGCCTTTGGGTATCGGGCCGGAGATTATCGTCAAGGCCCTGTATGACCCGTTTGTCCGGCGGGGAGCGAAATTCATCATATTCGGAATGGATGAGTTTCTTGAATACGCCGCCGACCTTGCGGAAATAGAACCATTCTGGGGCAGATGCCAGCATGAAAAAATAAGCAGAGATTACCCGCGTAATATTATTATCGCCGATTACGACGATTATTCGGTTCCGATGTTCGTAAAAGGGCCGAGCAAAGCAGGCGGTGAAGCGTCGCTGAGATTCTGTATCGATGCCATCGATGCGGCAAAGACAGGCATAATAGACGCAGTTGTTACGGCACCGATAAGCAAGACGAGCTGGAAACAGGCAGAGGCCGAATGGCCGGGACATACGGAACTTTTGGCGGCAATGTGCAAAAGCCCGAGAAAGGCGATGATGTTTGCGGCAGGGCCGCTGAAAATCGCACTTGCGACAATTCATGAAGCACTGTTCGACCTTCGGAATAAATTCACAATCGGCTGTGTTTACGAGCCGATAGATTTACTCAATACCGCGCTGCAGGAATATTTCGGGATTAAAAATCCGCATATAGCGGTAGCGGCGCTGAATCCGCACGCGGGCGAAAACGGACAATTCGGCGATGAAGAACAAAGGATAATCAGCCCCGCGATTTTGATTGCACAGGAAATGGGAATCAAATGCTCCGGGCCATATCCTGCCGATACGCTTTTTGTCAGGGCGGCGGCGGGCGAATTCGACGGCGTTGTCGCGATGTACCACGACCAGGGAATGATACCGGTTAAACTGCTTGCGTTCAAAGATGCGGTTAATGTTACAATAGGGCTGCCGATTATCCGTACGTCGCCGGCGCACGGAACGGCGTTCGATATCGCAGGCAAAGGCATCGCGGATGAGTCGAGTATGAAGGCGGCGATTAAACTTGCGGTAGAAATGGCAAGAACAAAAAAACAGAACACAGCATTCAGGACTCAGGACGCAGAAGCAAAGAAGTAA
- the rsmA gene encoding 16S rRNA (adenine(1518)-N(6)/adenine(1519)-N(6))-dimethyltransferase RsmA, which yields MQTKTDIQRLLTEAGVEPNKRLGQHFLIDLNLMELLLTNAAITENDIVLEVGTGTGSLTGELAKRAGKLIAVECDEVLAEVTKQHLRNAKNFEIIIADVLENKNTINHEVIQKLQNAQEEIFGRVLLVANLPYNVASSVMLNLLDGPVTADSMIVTVQKEVAMRMAAAPGSEDYGILSIFLAAMGHCKVLRKLSPKVFWPMPQVDSAMVRFDRDQKKIDEIHNIELFKQAVNLFMGHRRKMMRACVKYAEGKLAGIHNWEDIFTRAFVEPHHRPEELSGIDYISIANLCNETLG from the coding sequence ATGCAGACAAAAACGGATATACAAAGGTTATTGACGGAGGCGGGGGTTGAGCCGAATAAACGGCTCGGACAGCATTTTCTCATCGACCTGAATCTTATGGAACTGCTGCTTACAAACGCGGCCATAACCGAAAATGATATAGTCCTCGAAGTCGGAACAGGAACCGGTTCCTTAACAGGCGAACTTGCCAAAAGGGCAGGGAAACTTATAGCGGTCGAATGTGATGAGGTTTTGGCAGAGGTGACAAAACAACATCTTCGTAACGCGAAAAATTTCGAGATTATAATCGCCGATGTTCTTGAGAATAAAAATACAATCAATCACGAAGTAATTCAAAAACTTCAGAATGCACAGGAAGAAATTTTCGGCCGGGTTCTTCTTGTCGCTAACCTGCCGTATAATGTCGCCTCGTCAGTAATGCTTAATCTTTTAGACGGGCCGGTAACTGCCGATTCGATGATTGTGACAGTGCAGAAAGAGGTCGCGATGCGGATGGCCGCGGCGCCTGGCAGCGAAGATTACGGGATACTAAGTATTTTTCTTGCTGCGATGGGACATTGCAAAGTTTTGAGAAAACTGTCGCCCAAGGTGTTCTGGCCGATGCCGCAGGTCGATTCGGCAATGGTGCGATTCGACAGAGACCAGAAAAAAATAGATGAAATTCATAATATCGAACTGTTCAAACAGGCGGTAAATCTGTTTATGGGGCATCGGCGGAAAATGATGAGGGCCTGCGTTAAATACGCGGAAGGAAAACTAGCCGGCATTCATAACTGGGAAGATATTTTCACAAGGGCCTTTGTCGAGCCGCATCACAGGCCGGAAGAATTAAGCGGGATAGATTATATCTCGATAGCAAATCTATGTAATGAAACACTTGGATAG